A window of the Heptranchias perlo isolate sHepPer1 chromosome 37, sHepPer1.hap1, whole genome shotgun sequence genome harbors these coding sequences:
- the LOC137304275 gene encoding uncharacterized protein produces MDPREESLKRLHNNINKFHPTIKLTMDYSSESVSFLDTRISIKDGHLSTSLYRKPTDNLTMLHFSSFHPNHIKEAIPYGQALRIHRVCSDKEERDGHLQTLKDALIRTGYDARLVDRQFQRATAKNRIDLLRRQTRDTTNRVPFVVQYFPGAEKLRHVLRSLQHVIDDDEHLAKAIPTPPLLAFKQPPNLKQTIVRSKLPSFQENSVHDTTQPYQGNLCKTRQIIDTDTTITREDTTHQVHGSYSCDSANVVYLIHCRKGCPGAWYIGETMQTLRQRMNGHRTTIARQEGSLPVGEHFSSQGHSATDLRVSVLQGGLRDTRQRKIDQKLIAKFRTHEDGLNRDLGFMSRYT; encoded by the coding sequence atggacccacgcgaagaatcactgaagagactacacaataacatcaacaagttccatcccaccatcaaactcaccatggactactcctcagaatcggtttcattcttggacacacgaatctccatcaaagacgggcacctcagcacctcactctaccgcaagcccacggacaacctcacgatgctccacttctccagcttccaccctaaccacatcaaagaggccatcccctatggacaggccctgcgaatacacagggtctgctcagacaaggaggaacgcgatggacacctacagacgctgaaagacgccctcataagaacgggatatgacgctcgactcgtcgatcgacagttccaacgggccacagcgaaaaatcgcatagacctcctcagaagacaaacacgggacacaaccaacagagtaccttttgtcgtccagtacttccccggagcggagaaactacgccatgttctccgcagccttcaacatgtcatcgatgacgacgaacacctcgctaaggccatccccacgcctccactactcgccttcaaacagccacctaacctcaaacagaccatcgttcgcagcaaattacccagctttcaggagaacagcgtccacgacaccacacaaccctaccaaggcaacctctgcaagacacgccagatcatcgacacagataccaccatcacacgagaggacaccacccaccaggtacatggttcatattcctgtgactcggccaatgttgtctacctcatacattgcaggaaaggatgccccggagcatggtacatcggcgagaccatgcagacactgcgacaacggatgaacggacaccgcacaacaatcgccagacaagagggttccctcccagtcggggaacactttagcagtcaaggacattcagccaccgatcttcgggtaagcgttctccaaggcggccttcgagacacacgacaacgcaaaatcgatcagaaattgatagccaagttccgcacccatgaggacggcctcaaccgggatcttgggttcatgtcacgctacacgtaa